One segment of Candidatus Eisenbacteria bacterium DNA contains the following:
- a CDS encoding IS630 family transposase has protein sequence MALRLTRKAREELEAMIRHQCGEARLYRRARIVLLAASGESKSSIARQLGTNRTRVGEWLYRFEQDGVEGLQDYERCGRPKTISTPERHQVIATACRSPREFGIDRTIWTHETLREALISADLVREISTTTLGAVLDEAEIKPHRVKMWCHSNDPDYEKKMWAIVRLYVRRPNGEPVLCIDEKTGMQALSRARDLQPAQAQRDARFEFEYRRNGTRCLFGCFNIGTGRVIGRCTTSRKRDDFFSFMDLVASVYRQRRV, from the coding sequence ATGGCACTGCGACTCACACGGAAAGCCCGAGAAGAACTGGAAGCGATGATCCGGCACCAATGTGGTGAGGCCCGACTATACAGACGAGCGCGAATTGTGTTATTGGCGGCGAGTGGTGAGAGCAAATCGTCGATCGCGCGGCAACTCGGAACGAACAGAACACGGGTCGGCGAATGGTTATACCGCTTCGAGCAGGACGGCGTAGAGGGGCTGCAGGATTATGAGAGGTGCGGTCGTCCAAAGACTATTTCTACTCCGGAGCGTCATCAGGTGATTGCTACCGCCTGTCGCTCTCCCCGGGAGTTCGGAATCGATCGTACAATTTGGACCCATGAAACTCTGAGGGAAGCTCTAATTTCAGCTGATCTTGTGCGCGAGATCAGTACCACGACGTTGGGAGCGGTCCTGGATGAAGCGGAGATCAAGCCACACCGGGTCAAGATGTGGTGTCACAGCAATGACCCGGATTATGAGAAGAAGATGTGGGCGATTGTAAGACTGTATGTGCGGCGTCCCAACGGAGAGCCGGTGCTGTGCATTGATGAGAAGACCGGCATGCAGGCCTTATCGCGTGCTCGAGATCTTCAGCCGGCGCAAGCACAAAGGGACGCAAGATTCGAGTTTGAATATAGGCGCAACGGAACACGCTGCCTGTTTGGCTGCTTTAATATCGGTACGGGAAGGGTTATCGGACGCTGTACGACAAGCCGGAAACGCGACGACTTCTTTTCCTTCATGGATCTGGTGGCGTCCGTGTATCGGCAGCGTCGTGT